From the genome of Thermococcus chitonophagus, one region includes:
- a CDS encoding ATP-binding protein gives MITFIYGPINSGKTALMNEFIKRLPNDYVVFQV, from the coding sequence ATGATAACCTTTATCTACGGCCCAATAAATTCTGGAAAGACCGCATTAATGAATGAATTTATCAAAAGGCTTCCAAACGATTATGTTGTTTTTCAAGTTTAA
- a CDS encoding radical SAM protein produces MIVAIIDGYTDEPAGLGVPPYMGLYPRYAYGAIKKARRDANVFYLTIDDLRATFEGEDGIRTRNKTPNFPKAREILEKADVIIFIGGLHTPGKYLSAVPGSVEEVAKFIGGFNAVKILGGPAFMGSAKIGGVKITTRELKFAEEVFDYVVYGDLEAFLYDYFSGRDLDPFRFRTYEELQPYALLGAEVVKQFPGYPEFVLAEIETQRGCPKAMGIGGCSFCTEPVRYPIVENRPQKFVAQEVEALYRLEVRHFRIGRQSCIFSYMAEPNGRVPIPKPEEVEKLFKAVRSVAPNVKTLHVDNANPAVIANYPEESRRIAKAIIKYGTPGNVVAFGLETADPKVAKLNNLNATPEETYEAVKIINEVGGRRGYNGLPWLLPGINIIFGLPGETKRTYELTFQFLKKILDDGLMLRRINIRQVVVFPGTPLWNMRDKVKTEKHKKLIEHYRHKIRHEIDLPMLKRVVPVGTILRDVRMEVYDNGLTFGRQFGSYPLIVGVPKRLELDKYYDVMIVDHGLRSVTGIPVPIDVNRESSKVLKWLPGVGKKTLAKILAKRPFKSEDEFLNLLPQDARGLYKGHVKL; encoded by the coding sequence ATGATAGTTGCAATAATAGACGGCTACACGGATGAACCCGCGGGGCTTGGCGTTCCTCCCTACATGGGCCTCTACCCAAGGTACGCCTATGGTGCGATAAAGAAGGCTAGGAGAGATGCTAACGTATTCTACCTCACGATTGACGATTTGAGGGCGACATTCGAGGGTGAAGACGGAATTAGAACGAGAAACAAAACTCCGAACTTTCCCAAGGCTAGAGAGATACTTGAGAAGGCCGATGTTATAATTTTCATAGGTGGCCTTCACACTCCGGGAAAGTATCTTTCAGCTGTTCCTGGGAGTGTTGAAGAGGTTGCAAAGTTCATAGGCGGATTTAATGCCGTTAAGATCTTGGGTGGGCCCGCCTTCATGGGTTCGGCAAAGATAGGTGGGGTTAAGATAACGACTAGGGAACTTAAGTTCGCCGAGGAGGTTTTTGATTACGTGGTCTACGGCGACCTTGAGGCCTTCCTCTATGACTACTTCTCCGGTAGGGATCTTGACCCATTCAGGTTTAGAACTTATGAGGAGTTGCAGCCCTACGCTTTACTGGGGGCAGAAGTTGTCAAGCAGTTCCCGGGCTACCCTGAATTCGTATTGGCTGAGATAGAAACCCAGCGTGGCTGTCCCAAGGCGATGGGTATAGGAGGTTGTTCCTTCTGTACGGAGCCAGTTCGCTATCCTATCGTAGAGAACAGGCCCCAGAAATTCGTTGCCCAGGAAGTTGAAGCTCTCTACAGGCTGGAAGTAAGGCACTTCAGGATAGGGAGGCAGAGTTGCATCTTCTCCTACATGGCCGAGCCCAACGGTAGGGTTCCGATTCCAAAGCCTGAGGAAGTTGAAAAGCTGTTTAAAGCAGTTAGAAGTGTTGCGCCAAACGTTAAAACCCTCCACGTGGACAATGCAAATCCAGCGGTGATCGCTAACTACCCAGAAGAGAGCAGGAGGATTGCAAAGGCCATAATTAAGTACGGAACCCCGGGGAACGTGGTTGCCTTTGGATTGGAAACTGCGGATCCAAAGGTGGCCAAGCTGAACAACCTCAACGCTACCCCAGAGGAAACCTACGAGGCCGTAAAGATAATAAACGAGGTTGGAGGAAGGAGAGGCTACAACGGCCTTCCCTGGCTCCTTCCTGGGATAAACATAATCTTTGGACTTCCTGGGGAAACAAAGAGAACGTACGAACTTACATTCCAGTTTTTAAAGAAGATACTCGATGACGGTTTGATGCTCAGGAGGATAAACATCAGGCAGGTCGTTGTGTTCCCCGGGACACCGCTTTGGAACATGAGGGATAAGGTGAAGACTGAGAAGCACAAGAAGCTGATAGAGCACTACAGGCATAAGATAAGGCATGAGATAGACCTCCCAATGCTCAAGAGAGTAGTTCCAGTAGGGACGATTCTGAGGGACGTGAGGATGGAGGTTTATGATAATGGACTAACCTTTGGCAGGCAGTTCGGAAGCTATCCCCTGATAGTTGGCGTGCCCAAGAGGCTTGAGCTCGACAAATATTACGATGTAATGATAGTCGATCATGGACTCAGAAGCGTTACCGGCATTCCGGTTCCCATTGACGTTAACAGGGAGAGCTCCAAGGTTTTGAAGTGGCTTCCTGGGGTGGGGAAGAAGACCCTAGCTAAAATTCTAGCAAAAAGGCCTTTCAAGAGCGAGGATGAGTTCCTTAATTTGCTTCCCCAGGATGCAAGGGGCCTTTATAAGGGTCATGTTAAGTTGTAG
- a CDS encoding TrmB family transcriptional regulator sugar-binding domain-containing protein, with protein MDRVKLALMLVILMGIIGIVITKSVVHYQGGEIYEAANEIMNLLAKGFNVTVEVETVDGKIVKGEAFAAKGSEITIIVNGSRVTVGGPSATKEEIKAKVIRVIYHGKVYVYEFPGTQGYGRDILRNFLTGKEYSVRFSGRIYIKNISIIELGKLKYLADYMSYGSITINGIYGDSAIITANYVPVQLLEEELKNKEIFIYGILYVNSESRTLPLKIIEVRSP; from the coding sequence ATGGATAGAGTGAAGCTGGCCCTCATGCTCGTAATTCTAATGGGGATTATTGGGATTGTAATAACCAAGAGTGTAGTTCATTATCAGGGTGGGGAGATATATGAAGCTGCGAATGAGATTATGAATCTTCTGGCTAAGGGGTTTAACGTCACGGTCGAAGTGGAAACTGTTGATGGAAAAATTGTAAAGGGGGAAGCATTTGCAGCTAAAGGTTCTGAAATTACAATAATAGTTAATGGAAGTAGGGTAACGGTCGGTGGGCCTTCCGCGACTAAGGAGGAGATAAAAGCTAAAGTTATTAGGGTAATTTACCATGGCAAGGTTTATGTTTATGAGTTTCCTGGCACTCAGGGATATGGTAGAGATATTCTGCGGAATTTTCTTACTGGCAAAGAATATTCGGTTAGGTTCAGTGGAAGGATATATATAAAGAACATCTCGATTATAGAACTTGGAAAACTTAAGTATCTTGCAGATTATATGAGCTATGGCTCAATAACAATAAATGGCATATACGGTGACTCTGCGATAATTACGGCAAATTACGTTCCAGTCCAACTTCTAGAGGAGGAATTGAAAAATAAGGAGATATTTATTTATGGTATACTCTATGTTAATTCTGAATCTAGAACACTTCCCCTTAAGATTATTGAGGTGAGATCTCCATGA
- a CDS encoding ATP-binding protein — translation MFFDRKEELKALLSLISYEPNMITIYGPINSGKTVLLMELTKRISREFAIFYINLRGRFINSYEDFMKVLFSVKEGSLKELLVDVLKSGLAYQGIPIPEKVFRDLIENKNGDPFVFLEDYFRELRDKERKPILVIDELQVIGDLKVDGPLIYKLFNFFVRLTKETHLVHVFVVTSDSLFIEKVYNEAMLQGRADYFLVDDPKGGILRPQGKLELLAIRRALEKL, via the coding sequence ATGTTCTTTGATAGGAAGGAAGAACTTAAGGCTTTACTGAGCTTAATCTCTTATGAACCAAACATGATAACTATCTATGGCCCGATAAATTCTGGGAAAACCGTTTTACTGATGGAACTGACTAAGAGGATTTCAAGAGAATTCGCGATCTTTTATATTAACCTCAGAGGGAGATTTATTAACAGTTACGAGGACTTCATGAAGGTTTTGTTTAGTGTCAAAGAAGGCTCTCTAAAGGAGTTATTAGTGGACGTTTTAAAGAGCGGTTTGGCATACCAAGGCATTCCGATCCCTGAAAAAGTCTTCAGAGACTTGATTGAAAATAAGAATGGGGATCCATTTGTGTTTTTAGAGGACTATTTTAGAGAGCTAAGGGATAAAGAGAGAAAACCCATTTTAGTTATAGATGAGCTACAGGTTATAGGGGATCTAAAAGTTGATGGGCCCTTGATATATAAGCTCTTTAACTTCTTCGTTAGGCTCACAAAAGAGACCCATCTAGTCCATGTTTTTGTTGTTACATCTGATAGTCTATTCATAGAGAAAGTCTACAATGAAGCAATGCTTCAAGGGAGGGCGGACTACTTCCTAGTTGATGATCCTAAGGGGGGAATTTTAAGGCCCCAAGGGAAGCTCGAACTTTTGGCCATAAGGAGGGCACTTGAAAAGTTATAG
- a CDS encoding ATP-binding protein encodes MLFFKFNLRRTPITSYEEFVDILFSLEFRNSVKTLKEAVSLILSAGKEAFGFPIPAELLNEIVREKKPKNAFAYIATLMKEVKEAGKNPILIVDELQVIEDLKVNGSLIYEMFNFFVHLTKEEHLSHVFVVTSDSLFIEKVYNEAMLQGRADYLLVDDFDKETALNSSCPRDSLMMRLS; translated from the coding sequence ATGTTGTTTTTCAAGTTTAACCTCAGGAGAACTCCTATTACAAGCTATGAAGAGTTCGTTGATATATTGTTTTCACTTGAATTCAGGAATAGTGTGAAAACATTAAAGGAGGCAGTTTCTCTAATATTATCGGCGGGAAAAGAGGCTTTTGGATTTCCTATCCCTGCAGAGCTTCTAAATGAAATAGTTAGAGAGAAGAAACCTAAGAATGCCTTCGCTTATATTGCAACTTTAATGAAGGAGGTTAAGGAGGCGGGTAAGAATCCTATTTTGATTGTTGATGAGTTGCAGGTTATTGAGGACTTAAAGGTTAATGGCTCGTTGATCTATGAGATGTTCAACTTCTTTGTTCACTTGACTAAGGAGGAGCACTTATCCCATGTTTTTGTTGTTACATCTGATAGTCTATTCATAGAGAAAGTCTACAATGAAGCAATGCTTCAAGGGAGGGCGGACTACCTTCTAGTTGATGATTTCGATAAGGAAACTGCCCTAAATTCCTCGTGTCCCAGGGATTCACTAATGATGAGGCTGAGCTAG
- the ppsA gene encoding phosphoenolpyruvate synthase, whose product MAYKFIKWFEELSKEDVPLVGGKGANLGEMTKAGIPVPPGFCVTAEAYKYFVENVKVSKEDVKKILGEKANKGTIAEVLAQAPDEPRVLQEWIMDIISRTNVDDSKQLQENTEAIRELIKALDMPPEIADEIKQAYKELSQRFGQDEVYVAVRSSATAEDLPEASFAGQQETYLDVLGADDVIDKVKKCWASLWTARATFYRAKQGFDHSKVYLSAVVQKMVNSEKSGVMFTANPVTNNRNEIMINASWGLGEAVVSGAVTPDEYIVEKGTWKIKEKVIAKKEVMVVRNPETGKGTVMVKVAEYLGPEWVEKQVLTDEQIIEVAKMGQKIEEHYGWPQDIEWAYDKDDGKLYIVQSRPITTLKETTAEETEEVEEAEVILKGLGASPGIGAGRVVVIFDASEIDKVKEGDVLVTTMTNPDMVPAMKRAAAIITDEGGRTSHAAIVSRELGIPAVVGTKEATKKLKTGMYVTVDGTRGLVYKGIVKSLVKKKEEAKAEAGAAGAVAAAPLVTGTLVKVNVSMPEVAERAAATGADGVGLLRAEHMILSIGQHPIKFIKEGKFDELVEKLAEGIEKVAAAFYPRPVWYRTLDAPTNEFREMPGGEDEPEERNPMLGWRGIRRGLDQPELLKAEFAAIKKVVEKGYNNIGVMLPLVSHPEQIRKAKEIAREVGLEPHKDVAWGVMIEVPAAAIIIEDLIKEGIDFVSFGTNDLTQYTLAIDRDNERVAKLYDETHPAVLTLIKHVIKVCKRYGVETSICGQAGSDPKMARILVRLGIDSISANPDAVQLIRQVVAQEERKLMLEAARRQLFEEEEEEEFF is encoded by the coding sequence ATGGCGTACAAGTTCATAAAGTGGTTTGAGGAGCTCAGTAAAGAAGACGTGCCACTTGTCGGTGGTAAGGGAGCAAACCTCGGTGAAATGACAAAGGCTGGCATTCCAGTTCCGCCAGGATTCTGTGTTACAGCTGAGGCGTATAAGTACTTCGTTGAGAACGTTAAGGTTTCTAAGGAAGACGTTAAGAAGATCCTCGGTGAAAAGGCAAACAAGGGAACTATAGCTGAAGTTCTCGCCCAGGCTCCTGACGAGCCAAGGGTTCTCCAGGAGTGGATTATGGACATAATAAGCAGAACCAACGTTGATGACTCAAAGCAGCTTCAGGAGAACACTGAGGCAATTAGAGAGCTCATAAAGGCCCTTGACATGCCTCCAGAGATCGCCGATGAGATCAAGCAGGCTTACAAGGAGCTCAGCCAGAGGTTTGGTCAGGATGAGGTTTACGTTGCTGTCAGATCATCAGCTACCGCTGAGGATCTCCCAGAGGCCTCATTCGCCGGTCAGCAGGAGACCTACCTTGACGTTCTCGGTGCTGATGATGTTATCGACAAGGTGAAGAAGTGCTGGGCCTCACTCTGGACTGCAAGGGCAACCTTCTACAGGGCCAAGCAGGGCTTCGACCACAGCAAGGTTTACCTTAGTGCAGTAGTTCAGAAGATGGTCAACAGTGAGAAGAGCGGTGTCATGTTCACGGCCAACCCAGTTACCAACAACAGGAACGAGATAATGATCAACGCTTCTTGGGGTCTTGGTGAGGCTGTAGTTAGCGGTGCTGTAACCCCTGATGAGTACATTGTCGAGAAGGGCACCTGGAAGATCAAGGAGAAGGTCATCGCAAAGAAGGAGGTTATGGTCGTCAGGAACCCCGAGACCGGTAAGGGCACTGTGATGGTTAAGGTCGCCGAGTACCTTGGCCCAGAGTGGGTTGAGAAGCAGGTGCTCACCGATGAGCAGATCATTGAGGTTGCAAAGATGGGTCAGAAGATCGAGGAGCACTACGGCTGGCCACAGGACATCGAGTGGGCTTACGACAAGGATGACGGCAAGCTCTACATTGTCCAGAGCAGGCCAATCACAACCCTCAAGGAGACCACAGCCGAGGAGACCGAGGAGGTTGAGGAGGCAGAGGTCATCCTCAAGGGTCTCGGTGCCTCACCAGGAATCGGTGCCGGTAGGGTTGTAGTGATCTTCGACGCAAGCGAGATCGACAAGGTCAAGGAGGGTGACGTCCTCGTAACGACCATGACCAACCCGGACATGGTTCCAGCGATGAAGAGGGCTGCAGCAATCATAACTGACGAGGGTGGAAGAACGAGCCACGCCGCAATAGTTTCAAGAGAGCTCGGAATTCCCGCAGTAGTTGGTACCAAGGAGGCAACCAAGAAGCTCAAGACCGGAATGTACGTTACAGTTGACGGTACAAGAGGTCTCGTTTACAAGGGAATCGTCAAGAGCCTTGTCAAGAAGAAGGAGGAGGCTAAGGCTGAGGCTGGAGCAGCTGGAGCAGTTGCTGCTGCACCATTGGTCACCGGAACGCTCGTTAAGGTCAACGTTTCAATGCCAGAAGTTGCCGAGAGGGCTGCAGCAACTGGAGCTGATGGTGTAGGACTGCTCAGGGCTGAGCACATGATCCTCAGCATTGGACAGCACCCAATTAAGTTCATCAAGGAGGGCAAGTTTGACGAGCTCGTCGAGAAGCTTGCCGAGGGAATTGAGAAGGTTGCAGCAGCGTTCTATCCAAGGCCAGTCTGGTACAGGACCCTTGACGCTCCAACCAACGAGTTCAGGGAGATGCCCGGTGGAGAGGATGAGCCAGAAGAGAGGAACCCAATGCTTGGATGGAGAGGTATCAGGAGAGGGCTTGATCAGCCCGAGCTACTCAAGGCAGAGTTTGCAGCAATTAAGAAGGTCGTTGAGAAGGGCTACAACAACATCGGTGTAATGCTACCACTCGTCAGCCACCCAGAGCAGATAAGGAAGGCTAAGGAGATCGCTAGAGAGGTTGGCCTTGAGCCACACAAGGACGTTGCTTGGGGTGTCATGATCGAGGTTCCAGCTGCGGCAATAATCATCGAGGACCTCATCAAGGAGGGAATCGACTTCGTCAGCTTTGGAACCAACGACCTGACCCAGTACACCCTTGCAATTGACAGGGACAACGAGAGGGTTGCCAAGCTCTATGATGAGACCCACCCAGCAGTTCTTACGCTCATCAAGCACGTCATTAAGGTCTGTAAGAGGTACGGAGTTGAGACCAGCATCTGTGGACAGGCCGGAAGTGATCCAAAGATGGCAAGAATACTTGTTAGGCTTGGCATTGACAGCATCTCAGCCAACCCAGATGCAGTACAGCTAATCAGGCAGGTAGTTGCACAGGAAGAGAGGAAGCTCATGCTTGAGGCAGCAAGGAGGCAGCTCTTCGAGGAAGAGGAAGAAGAGGAGTTCTTCTGA
- the queC gene encoding 7-cyano-7-deazaguanine synthase QueC — MKRAVVLFSGGLDSTACLYWAKRNYEEVIMLTVNYGSNEERVTNKVAEFFSKELNVPLKIIRLDFLEEFSKLAGTTLVGGETPKVTAEELENIERAKETAKAVWVPARNLVLISVAASLLDAMGGGDIVVGFNAEEGATFPDNTQDFVERINKALELATINPVRVVAPLINLDKKGIAKLLKELDAKYEYSNSCYMPQGFTEDGKPIHCGQCESCVRRHRGLIEGIGEDRTVYLVPPKL, encoded by the coding sequence ATGAAGCGTGCCGTGGTTTTATTCTCTGGAGGGCTGGATTCAACGGCCTGCCTATACTGGGCAAAGAGGAATTACGAAGAGGTTATTATGCTCACGGTCAACTATGGAAGTAATGAGGAGAGAGTCACAAATAAAGTGGCAGAATTCTTCTCTAAAGAACTCAACGTTCCGCTGAAAATTATTAGACTAGACTTCCTCGAAGAGTTCTCTAAGCTAGCTGGAACAACGCTAGTGGGAGGAGAAACCCCCAAAGTAACAGCAGAAGAGCTGGAGAACATTGAGAGAGCTAAGGAAACTGCCAAAGCGGTGTGGGTTCCTGCCAGGAATCTTGTTTTGATTTCGGTTGCTGCCTCTCTACTTGATGCAATGGGGGGAGGAGATATAGTCGTGGGCTTCAACGCTGAGGAAGGAGCCACATTCCCGGACAACACCCAAGACTTCGTCGAGAGAATCAACAAGGCACTAGAACTAGCAACCATAAATCCAGTTAGGGTCGTTGCACCCCTCATAAATCTGGATAAGAAGGGGATAGCCAAACTTCTAAAGGAGCTGGATGCCAAATACGAGTACTCAAACTCATGCTACATGCCCCAGGGATTCACGGAGGATGGAAAGCCCATACACTGCGGGCAGTGCGAGAGTTGCGTGAGGAGGCACCGTGGGCTTATAGAGGGAATAGGAGAGGACAGGACAGTCTATCTAGTACCGCCAAAGTTATAA